Genomic DNA from Paenibacillus sp. KS-LC4:
GTTCATCGCACTAACGATGAACTGGAGTGGCTAGACACTCCTGAGCTGGAGCGGGCTTGCACCGCAGCACAGCTGCACAAGCGAGAAATCTCTTTGGCGGCACGGGGAATGTCCTATTCGCTGAACAGCGGATTTGAGGCGCTGCTTGCTCTACATCCACATACGGATGCCGTCCTTATTGCGTTAGCTGACCAGCCTTTTGTGACGGCATCAATGGCAGCGCGTTTAATTGAGGCGCTGGAGCAGGATTCTGCGCTTGATTACGCAGCCTTCAGCGACGGAGCGGCGACGATGCCTCCAGCGCTGCTGCGAGCAACGATGTTTTCCGCTTTGGAGGAGCTGGAGGGTGATCAAGGAGCAAGACGGG
This window encodes:
- a CDS encoding NTP transferase domain-containing protein, with protein sequence MSGIYLAAGLSSRMKQPKLRLPLSPGAMLGSQALHALLNSAIKSWIVVHRTNDELEWLDTPELERACTAAQLHKREISLAARGMSYSLNSGFEALLALHPHTDAVLIALADQPFVTASMAARLIEALEQDSALDYAAFSDGAATMPPALLRATMFSALEELEGDQGARRVFATGKYKGKILDLNGEPDFALHDVDDEESLLAAIDFWNRRESNGHE